A region from the Flavobacterium enshiense genome encodes:
- a CDS encoding 2OG-Fe(II) oxygenase, producing MADFEINPKYEMIIDDLMNQKFSIADNFFTPDEVALLRKNLLRKFDEKNFKKSAIGNQDREQIVDEVRGDFILWLDEQNADEAEQLYFDRINDFVHYLNRTCFLGIQDMEFHYALYPEGTFYKRHLDTFQNDSRRKLSMVCYLNEEHWQMDYGGELTIYQNEGGNETELNVVPMQGRMVIFESQVLEHEVKPVRQPRLSITGWLKTR from the coding sequence ATGGCCGATTTTGAAATCAACCCGAAGTATGAGATGATTATTGATGATTTGATGAATCAAAAATTCAGTATCGCTGATAATTTTTTTACACCCGATGAGGTGGCACTGTTGCGGAAAAACCTCTTACGAAAGTTCGATGAAAAGAACTTCAAAAAGTCAGCTATCGGAAATCAGGACAGGGAACAGATTGTGGATGAAGTTCGCGGCGATTTTATTCTTTGGTTGGATGAGCAGAATGCCGACGAAGCAGAACAATTATATTTTGACCGGATCAATGATTTTGTCCACTATCTGAACAGAACCTGTTTTTTGGGAATTCAGGATATGGAATTTCACTATGCATTGTATCCGGAAGGGACTTTTTACAAGAGACATCTGGATACTTTTCAAAACGATAGCCGCCGTAAACTTTCTATGGTTTGTTATTTGAATGAGGAACATTGGCAAATGGATTATGGAGGGGAACTGACGATTTACCAAAATGAGGGCGGTAACGAAACCGAGCTCAATGTCGTTCCTATGCAGGGAAGAATGGTGATTTTTGAAAGTCAGGTGTTAGAACACGAAGTAAAGCCTGTAAGACAACCTCGTTTAAGTATTACGGGCTGGTTAAAAACGCGGTAA
- a CDS encoding 6-pyruvoyl trahydropterin synthase family protein — protein MSNIRITKQFSFETGHALYGYDGKCKNVHGHSYKLSVTVIGKPITDTSNVKYGMVIDFGDLKKIVKEEIVDLFDHATVFNKNTPHIELANELKNRGHHVILVDYQPTSENMVIDFAGKIKSRLPQDIHLHSLKLQETESSFAEWYHSDN, from the coding sequence ATGAGCAACATCAGAATCACAAAACAATTTTCTTTCGAAACCGGTCATGCCTTATACGGTTATGACGGAAAGTGCAAAAACGTTCACGGTCACAGTTACAAACTTTCGGTTACCGTTATCGGAAAGCCCATAACCGACACATCAAACGTGAAATACGGAATGGTGATCGATTTTGGTGATCTGAAAAAAATCGTGAAAGAAGAAATTGTTGATCTGTTCGACCATGCTACGGTTTTCAACAAAAACACGCCTCATATTGAATTGGCCAACGAACTTAAAAACAGAGGCCATCATGTTATCTTAGTCGATTATCAGCCGACAAGTGAAAATATGGTGATTGATTTTGCCGGGAAGATAAAAAGTCGATTGCCGCAGGACATTCACTTGCATTCGTTGAAGCTTCAGGAAACTGAGTCGTCTTTTGCCGAATGGTATCATTCCGATAATTGA
- a CDS encoding UDP-2,3-diacylglucosamine diphosphatase, with amino-acid sequence MNLPEAKKVYFASDQHFGAPTAETSFPREQKFVAWLDEIKKDADALFLLGDLFDFWFEYKTVVPKGFVRVLGKLAELRDSGIHIFFFVGNHDLWMYDYFEKELNIPVYHKPKHFTINGKEFFIGHGDGLGPGDVGYKRMKKVFTNPFSKWLFRWLHPDIGVKLAQYLSVKNKLISGAEDVKYLGKENEWLYQYAKKKLETKHYDFFVFGHRHLPLEILLKEDSHYFNLGDWIGYFSYGVFDGTNFELKRHNH; translated from the coding sequence ATGAATCTTCCTGAAGCCAAAAAAGTTTATTTCGCGTCCGATCAGCATTTTGGCGCTCCAACTGCGGAAACAAGTTTCCCCAGGGAACAAAAATTCGTAGCCTGGCTTGACGAAATCAAGAAGGATGCCGATGCTTTATTCCTGTTAGGTGACTTATTCGATTTTTGGTTCGAATACAAAACGGTTGTTCCTAAAGGATTTGTGAGGGTTCTTGGAAAATTGGCCGAACTTCGTGACAGCGGAATACATATTTTTTTCTTCGTAGGAAACCACGACTTATGGATGTATGACTATTTTGAGAAAGAATTAAACATACCGGTATACCACAAACCAAAACATTTCACCATTAACGGCAAAGAATTTTTCATCGGTCACGGTGATGGTTTAGGCCCGGGCGATGTCGGTTACAAACGAATGAAAAAGGTTTTTACAAATCCCTTTTCGAAATGGCTTTTCCGATGGCTGCATCCGGACATAGGAGTTAAACTTGCCCAATACCTTTCGGTAAAAAACAAGTTGATTTCGGGTGCGGAAGATGTAAAATATTTAGGCAAAGAAAATGAATGGCTATATCAGTATGCCAAGAAAAAACTGGAAACCAAACATTATGATTTCTTCGTTTTTGGACACAGACATTTACCCCTTGAGATTTTGCTCAAAGAGGATTCCCATTACTTTAACCTGGGCGACTGGATAGGGTATTTTTCCTATGGTGTATTCGACGGAACCAATTTTGAATTGAAACGTCACAATCATTAA
- a CDS encoding HTTM domain-containing protein, whose translation MTSRLFKSIDNAPLIVFRIFFGLLFACETFGAILTGWVRNNFISPEFTFSHIGMDWLQPLPGYGMYLYFVIMGCLSLAVMLGYKYRYTLGLLTLFWAGAYFMQKTSYNNHYYLLLLISIIMLFLPANRYASLDVKQNPGLEKLTMPAWCSWVMIFQVAIVYFFATVAKFYPDWLDGTYTGILFSEIRTFSLIRKLFRNPDFHIFIAYAGIAFDGLIVPLLLWKRTRTLALIASFLFHLFNSVFLKIGIFPYFALSFAVFFYAPETIRGIFLKRKPALVPETESNNYSGKSLLYFFFIPYFILQLALPLRHWFIKGDVLWTEEGHRLSWRMMLRDRNGTIDFRIIDKKTKKRIYYPIESHLTRKQLAGMSTKPDMIWQMAQRIKSEFQKKGIQVSIYADCYVSINRKTPQALIDPNVDLAAAHWDYFLHNDWILLPVTDKEIGR comes from the coding sequence ATGACTTCCCGATTGTTCAAATCCATAGATAACGCCCCGTTAATTGTTTTCCGGATTTTTTTCGGATTATTGTTTGCCTGCGAAACTTTTGGCGCTATTTTAACCGGGTGGGTAAGGAATAATTTTATCAGTCCCGAATTTACATTTTCACATATTGGCATGGATTGGCTTCAGCCGTTACCGGGATATGGAATGTATCTTTATTTCGTTATTATGGGGTGTTTGTCGTTGGCGGTAATGCTGGGGTACAAGTACCGTTACACTCTGGGTTTGCTTACGCTTTTTTGGGCGGGAGCCTATTTCATGCAGAAAACGTCCTATAACAATCACTACTACCTGCTGTTGCTTATATCTATTATCATGCTTTTTCTTCCGGCTAACCGATATGCTTCTCTCGATGTGAAGCAAAATCCCGGGCTGGAAAAATTGACCATGCCTGCCTGGTGCTCTTGGGTGATGATTTTTCAGGTGGCGATTGTATATTTTTTTGCAACAGTGGCAAAATTTTATCCTGATTGGCTCGATGGAACGTATACCGGAATTTTGTTTTCTGAAATTAGGACCTTCTCGCTGATAAGAAAACTGTTCCGCAATCCCGATTTTCATATTTTCATAGCTTATGCCGGAATCGCTTTTGACGGATTAATTGTCCCATTGCTACTTTGGAAACGTACAAGGACTTTGGCGCTTATTGCCTCATTTTTGTTTCATCTTTTTAATTCTGTCTTCCTTAAAATCGGGATATTCCCATATTTTGCTTTGAGTTTTGCGGTCTTTTTCTATGCGCCGGAAACCATCCGTGGAATTTTTCTAAAACGCAAACCGGCTCTTGTGCCTGAAACTGAGAGTAACAACTATTCCGGAAAATCATTGCTTTACTTTTTCTTTATTCCTTATTTTATTCTTCAATTAGCATTGCCTCTGCGTCACTGGTTTATTAAAGGCGATGTTTTATGGACCGAAGAAGGGCACCGCTTGAGTTGGCGGATGATGTTACGCGACCGAAACGGTACAATTGATTTTCGGATTATTGATAAAAAAACCAAAAAACGTATTTATTATCCGATTGAAAGCCATTTAACCCGCAAGCAATTGGCAGGAATGTCCACCAAACCGGATATGATTTGGCAAATGGCACAGCGTATTAAGTCGGAATTTCAAAAAAAAGGAATTCAGGTCAGTATTTATGCCGATTGCTATGTTTCCATAAATCGAAAAACTCCTCAAGCACTTATAGATCCGAATGTTGATTTGGCAGCTGCTCATTGGGATTATTTCCTCCATAATGACTGGATACTGCTTCCCGTAACCGATAAAGAGATTGGGCGGTAA
- a CDS encoding bifunctional riboflavin kinase/FAD synthetase, which yields MKIVSSIQEFSTSAGTVVTLGTFDGVHIGHQSILDKVISSSKRLGCESLVLTFFPHPRMVLQHDSEIKLLNTIEEKSLLLEKVGIDNLVIHPFDQAFSQLTAEEFVRDILVNRFKVRKIIIGYDHRFGKNRTATIDDLIRFGTQYGFEVEQISAQEVDAVSVSSTKVRNALDEGNVVLASQYLGYDYFFSGTVVEGRKLGRTIDFPTANIKIDESYKLIPKNGVYIVSSEIGNEKVYGMMNIGINPTVGGKTQSIEVYFFDFDQDLYGKRITVTVYEKIRDEQKFASVDDLRMQLGKDKEISQKYIASRFSR from the coding sequence TTGAAAATAGTTTCATCCATACAGGAATTCAGTACATCGGCAGGAACCGTAGTTACCTTGGGGACTTTTGACGGCGTTCATATAGGGCATCAGAGTATATTGGATAAAGTGATTTCTTCAAGTAAAAGATTGGGTTGCGAAAGCTTAGTGCTTACTTTTTTCCCCCACCCAAGAATGGTACTGCAGCACGATTCTGAAATTAAACTATTAAACACTATAGAAGAAAAATCCCTCCTACTTGAAAAAGTCGGAATTGATAACTTGGTCATTCATCCTTTTGATCAGGCTTTTTCGCAGCTTACGGCAGAAGAATTTGTCAGGGATATACTGGTGAACAGGTTTAAAGTTAGAAAGATAATCATCGGCTACGATCATCGTTTTGGTAAAAACCGCACGGCCACTATCGATGATTTAATTCGTTTCGGCACACAATATGGTTTCGAAGTGGAGCAGATTTCTGCACAGGAAGTAGATGCTGTCTCTGTGAGTTCCACTAAAGTACGAAATGCTTTGGATGAGGGTAATGTTGTCCTGGCCAGTCAGTATTTGGGTTATGATTACTTTTTCTCCGGAACGGTTGTCGAGGGCAGGAAACTCGGACGCACTATAGATTTTCCTACGGCAAATATCAAAATTGATGAAAGCTACAAGTTAATCCCTAAAAATGGCGTTTACATCGTTTCTTCCGAAATCGGAAATGAAAAGGTTTACGGGATGATGAATATCGGAATCAATCCGACCGTTGGCGGAAAAACCCAAAGCATTGAAGTGTATTTTTTTGACTTCGACCAGGATTTGTACGGTAAAAGAATAACGGTTACCGTTTATGAAAAAATCCGGGACGAACAGAAATTTGCTTCGGTGGATGACTTAAGAATGCAGTTGGGGAAAGACAAAGAAATATCACAAAAATACATTGCTAGCCGGTTTTCGAGATGA